Proteins encoded by one window of Collimonas fungivorans:
- a CDS encoding ABC-type transport auxiliary lipoprotein family protein: MTALLKTLSSFLAIALVAGCASKIDAPTQYDLGLLPPATAIAAPTLPAVSLADVNAPAWLDNNMMYFRLAYANQLQPRPYAGSRWTMPPAQLFQQRLKSRLAQAGGTVLALSDAALNIPVLRIDMDDFTQTFDTPSHSLATLQVRASLFNGRTLLAQKSFSRQAATPSADAAGAASAFVAANDGVIDDLMGWLATVAPKK; the protein is encoded by the coding sequence ATGACCGCTCTCCTGAAAACCCTGTCGTCCTTCCTTGCGATTGCCCTGGTCGCCGGCTGCGCCAGCAAGATCGACGCGCCGACCCAATACGACCTGGGCCTGCTGCCGCCGGCAACTGCAATCGCGGCGCCGACCTTGCCGGCGGTCAGCCTGGCCGACGTCAATGCGCCAGCCTGGCTGGACAACAACATGATGTATTTCCGCCTGGCCTACGCCAACCAGCTGCAGCCGCGGCCATACGCCGGCAGCCGCTGGACCATGCCGCCGGCGCAGCTGTTCCAGCAGCGCCTGAAATCGCGCCTGGCGCAGGCCGGCGGCACGGTGCTGGCGCTGTCGGACGCTGCGCTCAACATTCCGGTGCTGCGCATCGACATGGATGATTTCACGCAAACCTTCGATACGCCGTCGCACAGCCTGGCGACGCTGCAGGTGCGGGCCTCGCTGTTCAACGGCCGCACGCTGCTGGCGCAAAAGAGCTTCAGCCGCCAGGCGGCTACACCCAGTGCCGACGCCGCCGGCGCCGCCAGCGCTTTTGTGGCGGCCAACGATGGCGTGATCGATGACCTGATGGGCTGGCTGGCGACAGTGGCGCCGAAAAAATAA
- a CDS encoding VanZ family protein, producing MTQQAIPTTSSAASSFARVSLLIYLLLIVYASWYPFTGWRDLGLTAFAYLDTPLPHYWTVFDVWTNIAGYLPLGMLMVLSLPRSRRWSPYWAVLLATLAGILISGSMEAVQTFLPTRVASNLDLMTNSAGALLGAVLGVILRPRFGPDSRLLQLREHWFNREASQGMVVVALWPLAQIYPLSHLFGFGQFTSMLSTWLSDSLEQPIDLQAWLTNDIQFSADQYWLTETIITACGLTGAALTFLILLRQHAPKLPLTLLLVFVTLMIKILATALLFAPDNAFVWLTPGSFGGLLIGGLMLSGLAYAPQLAQRRLAGLTLAISLLLVNVMPDNPYYTETVQTWSQGKFLNFNGVAQFLALLWPFCTLWFLFHPMHRRRSKAAQRQAQRDSR from the coding sequence ATGACGCAGCAAGCAATCCCGACAACCTCCTCGGCCGCGTCCTCGTTCGCCCGCGTCAGCCTGCTGATTTACCTGCTGCTGATCGTCTACGCCAGCTGGTATCCGTTCACCGGCTGGCGCGATCTCGGCCTGACCGCGTTTGCCTACCTGGACACGCCGCTACCGCACTACTGGACCGTGTTCGACGTCTGGACCAATATCGCCGGCTACCTGCCTCTGGGCATGCTGATGGTGCTGTCCTTGCCGCGTTCGCGCCGCTGGTCGCCGTATTGGGCGGTATTGCTGGCCACGCTGGCCGGGATCCTGATCTCCGGCAGCATGGAAGCGGTGCAGACCTTCCTGCCGACCCGCGTCGCCTCCAACCTCGATCTGATGACCAACAGCGCCGGCGCCCTGCTCGGCGCTGTGCTGGGCGTGATCCTGCGGCCGCGCTTCGGCCCCGACAGCCGCTTGCTGCAGCTGCGCGAACACTGGTTCAACCGTGAAGCCAGCCAAGGCATGGTGGTGGTGGCGCTATGGCCGCTGGCGCAGATTTATCCGCTCAGCCACCTGTTCGGCTTCGGCCAGTTCACTTCCATGCTGTCGACCTGGCTGTCGGATTCCCTGGAGCAGCCTATCGACTTGCAAGCCTGGCTGACCAACGATATCCAGTTCAGCGCCGACCAGTACTGGCTGACCGAGACCATCATCACCGCCTGCGGCCTGACCGGCGCCGCCCTGACTTTCCTGATCCTGCTGCGCCAGCATGCGCCGAAACTGCCGCTGACCCTGCTGCTGGTGTTTGTCACGCTGATGATCAAGATCCTGGCGACGGCGCTGCTGTTCGCGCCCGACAACGCCTTCGTCTGGCTGACCCCGGGTTCGTTCGGCGGCCTGCTGATCGGCGGCCTCATGCTGAGCGGCCTGGCGTATGCGCCGCAGCTGGCGCAACGGCGCCTGGCCGGGCTGACCCTGGCGATATCTTTATTGCTGGTCAATGTCATGCCGGACAATCCGTATTACACCGAAACCGTGCAGACCTGGTCGCAAGGGAAATTCCTGAACTTCAACGGCGTCGCCCAGTTCCTGGCCTTGCTGTGGCCGTTCTGCACGCTCTGGTTCCTGTTCCATCCCATGCACAGGCGGCGCAGCAAGGCGGCACAGCGGCAGGCGCAACGCGACTCGCGCTAG
- a CDS encoding (2Fe-2S) ferredoxin domain-containing protein — MSDKPFYEHHVFFCLNQREPGERVCCANAGAQAAQEHAKRRVKQLGLAGEGKVRINKAGCLERCEEGPALVIYPEGVWYTYVDNEDIDEIIDVHIVGGKIVERLKI; from the coding sequence ATGAGCGATAAGCCGTTTTACGAACACCACGTATTTTTTTGCCTGAACCAGCGCGAACCGGGCGAACGCGTCTGCTGCGCCAACGCCGGCGCGCAGGCTGCGCAGGAACATGCCAAGCGCCGCGTCAAGCAGCTCGGCCTGGCCGGCGAAGGCAAGGTACGGATCAACAAGGCCGGCTGCCTCGAGCGCTGCGAAGAGGGACCGGCGCTGGTGATTTATCCGGAGGGCGTCTGGTATACCTACGTCGACAATGAAGATATCGACGAAATCATCGATGTCCATATCGTCGGCGGCAAGATTGTCGAACGCCTGAAAATCTAA
- a CDS encoding alpha/beta hydrolase — MNAQTLPFFIAGAVGQLECALDLPDPAIFAAPRGLALVAHPHPLFGGTMDNKVVHTLARGFLALGYVTVRMNFRGVGKSEGTHDEGRGETDDMALLLAHMRRQYPDLPLTLGGFSFGTFVQAQLQQRLEAAGAPAERLVLVGTAAGKWPMPTVPANSILIHGELDDTIPLSAVFEWARPQDIPVIVIPGADHFFHRRLQHIKNLMVEMWRR, encoded by the coding sequence ATGAATGCCCAAACGCTTCCCTTTTTCATCGCCGGCGCGGTCGGCCAGCTCGAATGTGCACTAGACCTGCCGGATCCCGCAATCTTCGCCGCGCCGCGCGGCCTGGCGCTAGTGGCCCATCCCCATCCGCTGTTCGGCGGCACCATGGACAACAAGGTGGTGCATACGCTGGCGCGCGGCTTCCTGGCGCTGGGATATGTCACGGTGCGCATGAATTTCCGCGGCGTCGGCAAATCCGAAGGTACGCATGACGAAGGCCGCGGCGAGACCGACGACATGGCCCTGCTGCTGGCCCACATGCGCCGGCAATATCCCGACCTGCCGCTGACGCTGGGCGGATTTTCGTTCGGTACCTTCGTGCAGGCGCAATTGCAGCAGCGCCTGGAGGCGGCCGGAGCGCCGGCCGAACGGCTGGTGCTGGTCGGTACAGCTGCCGGCAAGTGGCCCATGCCGACCGTGCCGGCCAACAGCATCCTGATCCACGGCGAACTGGACGATACGATTCCGCTCAGCGCGGTATTCGAATGGGCGCGCCCGCAGGACATCCCGGTGATCGTGATTCCCGGCGCCGATCATTTTTTTCACCGCCGGCTGCAACATATCAAGAATCTCATGGTCGAAATGTGGCGTCGCTGA
- a CDS encoding D-alanyl-D-alanine carboxypeptidase family protein: protein MKKILAALAATVLSISVAFAQTLPPPTVAAKSWLLLDTTSNQVVASQDPDMRIEPASLAKIMTAYVVFDALKDKKITLDQMVNVSVRAWKVDPSSSKMFIEPNTPVSINDLLYGLMVVSGNDAAVALAEAVAGTEDSFVALMNHEAERMGMKSTHFGNPHGLPSADTYSTARDLATLAAHVIVDFPEFYKIDSTKKYTYNKITQPNRNRLLWLDPTVDGMKTGHTSSAGYSIIASAKRPNAGGDRRLLAVVIGTNSDGTRTQEAQKLLNWGFQNFDAVKLYAKGQAIDTPQVWKGAKSQIKIGFTHDVYVTVPKGIADKIKPVLERTDPLIAPIQQNAKVGTVKVNADGKTIAEFPVVALEDVNQATIFGRAWDSIRLLFK, encoded by the coding sequence ATGAAAAAAATACTCGCGGCGCTCGCTGCCACTGTCCTCTCCATATCCGTAGCCTTTGCCCAGACATTGCCGCCGCCGACAGTGGCCGCCAAATCGTGGCTGCTGCTCGACACCACCAGTAACCAGGTAGTGGCGTCGCAAGATCCGGACATGCGCATCGAACCGGCTTCGCTGGCCAAGATCATGACCGCCTATGTGGTCTTTGATGCGCTCAAGGACAAGAAAATCACCCTCGACCAGATGGTCAATGTTTCGGTACGCGCCTGGAAGGTCGATCCCAGCAGCTCCAAGATGTTCATCGAACCGAATACGCCGGTCTCCATCAACGACCTGCTGTACGGCCTGATGGTGGTGTCGGGCAACGACGCCGCGGTGGCGCTGGCGGAAGCCGTGGCCGGTACCGAAGATTCCTTCGTCGCGCTGATGAACCACGAAGCCGAACGCATGGGCATGAAATCGACGCACTTCGGCAATCCGCACGGCTTGCCGAGCGCAGACACCTACTCGACCGCGCGCGACCTGGCGACGCTGGCGGCCCACGTGATCGTCGACTTCCCCGAGTTCTACAAGATCGACTCGACCAAGAAATACACCTACAACAAGATCACCCAGCCTAACCGCAACCGCCTGCTGTGGCTGGATCCGACCGTCGACGGCATGAAGACCGGCCACACCAGCAGCGCCGGCTATTCCATCATCGCCAGCGCCAAGCGCCCGAATGCAGGCGGCGACCGCCGTTTGCTGGCGGTCGTGATCGGCACCAATTCCGACGGCACCCGCACCCAGGAAGCGCAAAAGCTGCTGAACTGGGGCTTCCAGAACTTCGACGCAGTCAAGCTGTATGCCAAGGGCCAGGCCATCGATACGCCGCAAGTCTGGAAAGGCGCCAAGAGCCAGATCAAGATCGGCTTCACGCATGACGTCTACGTGACCGTGCCGAAGGGCATCGCCGACAAGATCAAGCCGGTGCTGGAACGCACCGATCCGCTGATCGCGCCGATCCAGCAGAATGCCAAGGTCGGCACCGTCAAGGTGAACGCCGACGGCAAGACCATTGCCGAGTTCCCGGTAGTGGCGCTGGAAGACGTGAACCAGGCCACCATCTTCGGCCGCGCCTGGGATTCGATCCGCTTGCTGTTCAAATAA
- a CDS encoding 5'-methylthioadenosine/S-adenosylhomocysteine nucleosidase, whose protein sequence is MSAPVPVLKMLRQTVCAVLAGAALMTTAGAAPLAKSHCLSECKPRIGIVSAFGAEADILLEQTQKKRDWKINGNRFTTGELRGNQVVIVLSGVSLVNATMVTQLMMDHFRVERLLMSGIAGGVDPSSHVGDVTVPESWAMPMEVYWNGDGSLPAPCGAAGDVSCLGVKLAADNGKPRPDFKFDTPSGPVSSGLFMRDNFVMNATNAPQGEFRFEFQADPEMLALVRTLKPALAKCGPKNPSLCVSVQPELRVGGRGVSGSAFLANPGYRAYLFDNLQAQVVDMETAAFAQVAYANRVPFIAFRSLSDLAGGNDFKDVGAFFGSGLAETNEANVTLAFLEAWSRRNRR, encoded by the coding sequence TTGTCTGCTCCTGTTCCTGTATTAAAAATGCTGCGCCAGACCGTTTGCGCCGTACTGGCCGGCGCCGCCTTGATGACGACCGCCGGCGCGGCGCCGCTGGCGAAGAGCCATTGCCTGAGCGAATGCAAACCACGCATCGGCATCGTCTCGGCGTTCGGCGCCGAGGCCGATATCCTGCTGGAACAGACGCAGAAAAAGCGTGACTGGAAAATCAACGGCAACCGGTTTACTACAGGTGAACTGCGCGGCAACCAGGTGGTGATAGTGCTGAGCGGCGTCAGCCTGGTGAACGCCACCATGGTGACGCAGCTGATGATGGATCATTTCCGTGTCGAACGCCTTCTGATGAGCGGCATCGCCGGCGGCGTCGATCCGTCCAGCCATGTCGGCGATGTCACCGTACCTGAGAGCTGGGCGATGCCGATGGAAGTCTACTGGAACGGTGACGGCAGCCTGCCTGCGCCGTGCGGCGCGGCTGGCGACGTCAGCTGCCTGGGCGTCAAGCTGGCGGCTGACAACGGCAAGCCGCGCCCGGATTTCAAGTTCGATACGCCCAGCGGTCCGGTCAGCAGCGGACTGTTCATGCGCGACAATTTCGTGATGAACGCGACCAATGCGCCGCAAGGCGAATTCCGCTTCGAGTTCCAGGCAGATCCCGAAATGCTGGCGCTGGTCCGTACCCTGAAACCGGCGCTGGCGAAATGCGGTCCGAAAAATCCATCGTTGTGCGTCAGTGTCCAGCCTGAGTTGCGGGTTGGCGGCCGTGGTGTTTCCGGCAGCGCTTTCCTGGCCAATCCCGGTTACCGGGCCTATCTGTTCGATAACCTGCAGGCGCAGGTGGTGGATATGGAAACCGCTGCTTTTGCCCAGGTGGCTTACGCCAACCGCGTTCCTTTTATCGCTTTCCGCAGCTTGTCGGACCTGGCCGGAGGCAATGATTTCAAGGATGTCGGCGCTTTCTTCGGCAGCGGCCTGGCGGAAACCAACGAGGCGAATGTGACGCTGGCTTTCCTGGAAGCCTGGAGCCGCCGCAACCGGCGTTGA
- a CDS encoding DUF1453 family protein, with the protein MAIPAHPSLFVSLGIAALVVWRLYSRIRRMVGRQKLSNVRPWITICLFTWLMGMLSFASLAHADHLAAIAGGIALGIGLGIYGHRLTRFEQTPEGLFYTPSAHLGIALSLLFVGRIVYRLAQFYLAPGPQVWTPSQFSSSPLTLLIFGILAAYYVTYAIGLLRWRHGLRPGNAAPAAGPENT; encoded by the coding sequence ATGGCAATTCCCGCTCATCCCTCCCTGTTTGTGTCGCTCGGCATCGCCGCGCTGGTAGTCTGGCGCCTGTATTCCCGGATCCGGCGCATGGTCGGCCGGCAGAAGCTGTCGAATGTGAGGCCGTGGATCACCATCTGCCTGTTTACCTGGCTGATGGGCATGCTGTCCTTTGCTTCCCTGGCGCATGCGGATCATCTGGCGGCGATCGCCGGCGGCATCGCCTTGGGTATCGGGCTGGGTATTTACGGCCATCGCCTCACCAGATTCGAACAAACGCCTGAGGGCCTGTTCTACACGCCCAGCGCCCACCTGGGCATCGCGCTGTCGTTGCTGTTCGTCGGCCGCATCGTCTATCGCCTGGCCCAGTTCTACCTGGCGCCCGGGCCGCAGGTCTGGACCCCGAGCCAGTTTTCCAGCAGCCCGCTGACCCTGCTGATCTTCGGCATCCTGGCAGCCTACTATGTCACCTACGCTATCGGCCTGCTGCGCTGGCGCCATGGCCTCAGGCCGGGCAATGCCGCGCCTGCCGCGGGACCGGAAAATACCTGA
- a CDS encoding ATP-binding protein produces MKLDKLILVNWGALRSQEYPMGNMTLLTGPTGSGKSTMLDALQTVMTAVYQNIFSYNPGQDETTQGARNGKTKRTLWSYIVGAEDNLFARPNGAHGYIAAVFKPSEGEEGREFTALVAASARVDGAGERRQAVSERLALLIIDGAALQLGDLTSTEIDGAMAVVAVEKIEHHLAGKYRGITNFRDSKREYLCQLYGRFRGQKTVSFAEAESAARAWSQSIAHKPIGSVDDLVKHQILELDTSQLSQRIGQISKLMRQVNELRKEGERLSDNVKRLELLGTAVGDTARAHQSASQSQLLVSSLALREDQRQLEAATSAIEGLQALISDETESADKLEQDRGAKNRSLTQIHAQMMGIPAAEQKSRIQNQIEQNDGKIKTVFGSLQHNALAAQQLESAARNVAGMQIPPEQKEIADAARQVVLALSAAGTLDLASHLRSIGELARSEEVDVLKSLMLVNDFEGVDAALGKLHGALAGTEHSFVSALHTQIAQLRAAEHDALRHEKDAASRKANLAEGGADYPQHIRHALKEFRAELAAARAQVLCDLVEPVSAEWQPAIEGYLGGARFNLVVDQAWEGKAIDFVRQKKLRANVIQGSFCLKNLKVERTPSDSIVHELSTEHPIAHAYLHDQFGQVVKVADTEALRHASRGLTRDGKGSGSRTMFTADTDLLVFGQEAKRLAKQRAEQEHAQAERELTQVRTQLRELQGALALMGQLQCPSFAAIDELENLVRELDAARQDLSRLDLTQVSKLEDEAEALGIEIAALEARKTACSKNIGGHEKAIQGHQAALTRLHFGMGAKQARVDSDTEKLRDLCIVNGSLSFTALTDAVAAWVDEGTYSQSQASNNVAKQTALSWQLYGDARNALGEYHAHARIDERFEVTQGDDLRDGDFTPLYALMVTLQERTRAQLTRQKDIGLIKNLEQLRTAEASFNDVFTKQFCYEIRNAVDTGVRTLKTLNTELDKLKFGTDKFRIDWSEWVPEFKAYYDFFCATSEMADTQEAGNLFADPVLSVDNCQVRDRLVQLLLSDDEDKAVKELQRVADYRNYRRYEIYKESDTGSHVRLSEWGTGSGGQLETPAYIIHAAVVTNRLKRFEKGNSLHLLVNDESFAKMDEGRARDVLKFLRDNLGMQLICAMPTKHAGAIKPEFSREWSFSRTVADGNGEVGFVSESDERELRSDKLRELWELRRAQVREQAQINFEAAEQAA; encoded by the coding sequence ATGAAGCTGGACAAACTGATCCTGGTGAACTGGGGCGCCTTGCGCTCGCAGGAATACCCGATGGGCAACATGACTTTGCTGACCGGCCCCACCGGTTCCGGCAAATCGACCATGCTGGACGCCTTGCAAACCGTCATGACGGCGGTGTACCAGAATATTTTCAGCTACAACCCGGGCCAGGATGAGACCACCCAGGGCGCGCGCAACGGCAAGACCAAGCGCACTTTGTGGTCTTACATCGTCGGCGCCGAGGATAACCTGTTCGCCCGTCCCAATGGCGCGCACGGCTATATCGCCGCGGTATTCAAGCCGAGCGAGGGCGAAGAGGGGCGCGAATTCACCGCGCTGGTGGCGGCTTCGGCCCGCGTCGACGGCGCCGGCGAACGGCGCCAGGCGGTGTCGGAGCGGCTGGCCTTGCTGATCATCGATGGCGCCGCATTACAGCTGGGCGACCTGACGTCGACCGAGATCGACGGCGCCATGGCGGTGGTGGCGGTGGAAAAGATCGAGCACCACCTGGCCGGGAAATACCGCGGCATCACCAATTTCCGCGATAGCAAGCGCGAATACCTGTGCCAGTTGTACGGCCGTTTCCGCGGCCAGAAAACCGTCTCCTTCGCCGAAGCCGAGAGCGCCGCCCGGGCCTGGAGCCAGTCGATCGCCCACAAACCTATCGGCAGCGTCGACGACCTGGTCAAGCACCAGATCCTGGAACTCGACACCAGCCAGCTGTCGCAGCGTATCGGCCAGATCAGCAAGCTGATGCGCCAGGTCAACGAATTGCGCAAAGAAGGCGAGCGCCTGAGCGACAACGTCAAGCGCCTGGAGCTGCTCGGCACAGCCGTCGGCGATACCGCGCGCGCACACCAGTCCGCCAGCCAGTCGCAACTGCTGGTGTCGTCGCTGGCCTTGCGCGAAGACCAGCGCCAGCTGGAAGCCGCAACCTCGGCCATCGAGGGATTGCAGGCGCTGATCAGCGATGAAACCGAAAGCGCCGATAAGCTGGAGCAGGACCGCGGCGCCAAGAACCGCAGCCTGACGCAGATCCACGCGCAGATGATGGGCATCCCGGCTGCTGAACAAAAATCGAGGATCCAGAACCAGATCGAACAGAACGACGGCAAGATCAAGACGGTGTTCGGTTCGCTGCAGCACAATGCGCTGGCCGCCCAGCAGCTGGAAAGCGCGGCGCGCAATGTGGCCGGCATGCAGATTCCGCCGGAGCAGAAGGAAATTGCCGACGCCGCCCGCCAGGTAGTGTTGGCGCTGTCGGCGGCCGGCACGCTGGACCTTGCTAGCCATTTGCGCAGCATAGGCGAACTGGCCAGGTCCGAAGAAGTGGACGTGCTGAAATCGCTGATGCTGGTCAACGACTTTGAAGGTGTTGATGCCGCCCTCGGCAAACTGCATGGCGCGCTGGCCGGCACCGAGCATAGTTTCGTCTCGGCCTTGCATACGCAGATTGCGCAGCTGCGCGCCGCCGAGCATGACGCCTTGCGCCACGAAAAAGACGCCGCTTCGCGCAAAGCCAACCTGGCCGAAGGCGGCGCCGATTATCCGCAGCATATCCGCCATGCCCTGAAAGAATTCCGTGCCGAGCTGGCAGCCGCGCGCGCCCAGGTGCTGTGCGACCTGGTAGAACCCGTCTCGGCGGAATGGCAGCCGGCAATCGAAGGTTACCTGGGCGGCGCCCGTTTCAACCTGGTGGTCGACCAGGCATGGGAAGGCAAGGCCATCGATTTCGTGCGGCAGAAAAAACTGCGCGCCAATGTGATCCAGGGCAGTTTTTGCCTGAAAAACCTGAAAGTGGAAAGAACCCCCAGCGACTCGATCGTGCACGAACTCAGCACCGAGCACCCGATTGCCCATGCCTACCTGCACGACCAGTTCGGCCAGGTGGTCAAGGTCGCCGATACCGAGGCCCTGCGCCATGCCTCGCGCGGTCTGACCAGGGATGGCAAGGGCAGCGGCTCGCGCACCATGTTCACCGCCGACACCGACCTGCTGGTGTTCGGCCAGGAAGCCAAGCGTCTCGCCAAGCAGCGCGCCGAACAGGAGCATGCACAGGCCGAACGCGAACTGACCCAGGTGCGCACCCAGTTGCGCGAGCTGCAGGGCGCGCTGGCCTTGATGGGGCAATTGCAATGCCCGTCGTTTGCCGCAATCGACGAACTGGAGAACCTGGTGCGCGAGCTCGACGCTGCCCGCCAGGACCTGAGCCGGCTCGACCTGACCCAGGTCAGCAAACTGGAAGATGAAGCCGAAGCCTTGGGCATCGAAATCGCCGCCCTGGAAGCGCGCAAGACGGCTTGCAGCAAGAATATCGGCGGCCATGAAAAAGCCATACAAGGCCATCAGGCTGCGCTGACGCGCCTGCATTTCGGCATGGGAGCCAAACAGGCGCGGGTCGACAGCGATACCGAAAAACTGCGCGACCTGTGCATTGTCAACGGCAGCCTGTCTTTCACCGCGCTGACGGACGCAGTCGCGGCCTGGGTCGATGAGGGCACTTATTCGCAGTCGCAGGCATCGAATAATGTCGCCAAACAGACGGCGTTGAGCTGGCAGCTATACGGCGATGCGCGCAACGCCCTGGGCGAATATCACGCCCATGCGCGTATCGACGAACGCTTTGAAGTGACCCAGGGCGACGATCTGCGCGACGGCGATTTCACGCCTTTGTATGCGCTGATGGTGACTTTGCAGGAACGTACCCGCGCCCAGCTGACGCGGCAGAAAGATATCGGCCTGATCAAGAACCTGGAGCAGCTGCGCACCGCCGAAGCTTCGTTCAACGATGTATTCACCAAGCAGTTCTGCTACGAAATCCGCAACGCCGTCGATACCGGCGTGCGTACCTTGAAGACGCTTAATACCGAACTCGACAAACTCAAGTTCGGCACCGACAAATTCCGCATCGACTGGTCGGAATGGGTGCCGGAATTCAAGGCTTATTACGATTTCTTCTGCGCCACTTCCGAGATGGCGGATACGCAGGAAGCCGGCAATCTGTTTGCCGATCCGGTCTTGAGCGTGGACAACTGCCAGGTGCGTGACCGGCTGGTGCAATTGCTGCTGTCCGACGACGAAGACAAGGCGGTCAAGGAATTGCAGCGGGTTGCCGACTACCGCAACTACCGTCGCTACGAAATCTACAAGGAGTCGGATACCGGGTCTCATGTCCGCTTGTCTGAATGGGGCACCGGTTCCGGCGGCCAGCTGGAGACGCCGGCTTACATCATTCACGCCGCGGTTGTCACCAACCGCCTCAAACGCTTCGAGAAGGGCAACAGCCTGCACCTGCTGGTCAACGACGAATCATTTGCCAAGATGGATGAAGGGCGCGCTCGCGATGTCTTGAAATTCCTGCGTGACAATCTCGGCATGCAACTGATCTGCGCCATGCCGACCAAACATGCCGGCGCCATCAAGCCGGAATTTTCGCGCGAATGGAGCTTCAGCCGGACGGTGGCGGATGGCAACGGTGAAGTCGGGTTTGTTTCGGAATCGGACGAACGCGAACTGCGCTCGGACAAGCTGCGCGAACTGTGGGAATTGCGGCGAGCCCAGGTGCGCGAGCAGGCGCAGATCAATTTCGAGGCGGCCGAGCAGGCTGCCTGA
- a CDS encoding DUF4194 domain-containing protein, protein MTLNETLNQQLALQSLSLERFREIVGRLFAAGIVLREEDGVEQRLYDDARRIETCLGDYFQLGGFRLEHNLKGEFFRLYAPGAEVPGLPEDGLEPVPGLRARLSPDFVAAALALRFQYQQGLSEGGSRLTDAGEVLTRFEELSATLQTQLKRALPPTNIERQRLLNDLKRHRLIRLAANFSMDDEDALLAIRPTILGIISDDMLEAALESEPLPAGAETEAADLQAVAEESIEGNIE, encoded by the coding sequence ATGACCCTGAATGAAACACTGAACCAGCAGCTGGCGCTGCAGAGCTTGTCGCTGGAACGTTTCCGCGAAATCGTCGGACGCCTGTTCGCGGCCGGCATCGTGCTGCGCGAAGAAGACGGCGTCGAGCAGCGCCTGTACGACGATGCGCGCCGCATCGAAACCTGCCTGGGCGATTATTTCCAGCTCGGCGGCTTCCGCCTTGAGCACAACCTCAAGGGTGAATTCTTCCGTCTGTATGCACCTGGCGCCGAAGTGCCGGGTTTGCCGGAAGACGGGCTGGAACCGGTGCCGGGTTTGCGCGCCCGGCTGTCGCCGGATTTTGTCGCGGCGGCGCTGGCGCTGCGTTTCCAGTACCAGCAAGGTTTGTCCGAAGGCGGTAGCCGCCTGACCGATGCCGGCGAGGTGCTGACGCGCTTCGAGGAATTGTCGGCCACGCTGCAGACGCAGCTGAAGCGCGCGCTGCCGCCAACCAATATCGAACGGCAACGCTTGCTCAACGATCTCAAGCGCCATCGCCTGATCCGGCTGGCGGCGAATTTTTCCATGGACGATGAAGACGCCCTGTTGGCGATCCGGCCGACCATCCTGGGCATCATCAGCGACGACATGCTGGAAGCCGCATTGGAGTCGGAGCCGCTGCCGGCCGGCGCCGAGACAGAGGCGGCCGACCTGCAAGCCGTGGCAGAAGAAAGCATTGAAGGAAATATCGAATGA